In one window of Spartobacteria bacterium DNA:
- a CDS encoding DUF882 domain-containing protein — MNTRVTAIAKDQNSWSKSFIDELAHAAGSLLFLLFGPFVDSEAGIAARFFRAVLLVCLSVLWSVVLWMSRYELYVPIHEELAGDIIYAQTIPAKPQVIDLSPVRPLPKDFPARHRMPVRREIDVSMAIGSMPFKPSHDLVRVDDDRVWWESDNDTGDTEDDHLMHVAMVVPFRRVLEMVSQHEGVTLKVQDSYRAQGIHASKSLHKEGRAIDLTADGMSLSDLAKICWAAGFDWVYYEAPKSGGAHIHASVKPLLDHE, encoded by the coding sequence ATGAATACCCGGGTTACCGCTATTGCGAAGGATCAGAACAGCTGGTCAAAATCATTTATTGATGAATTGGCGCATGCCGCCGGCAGTTTGCTGTTTCTCTTGTTTGGCCCGTTTGTGGATTCTGAGGCGGGGATTGCGGCCAGGTTTTTTAGAGCGGTACTGCTCGTTTGCCTGTCCGTTTTATGGTCGGTCGTGCTGTGGATGTCGCGGTATGAATTGTATGTGCCGATCCATGAAGAGCTTGCCGGCGATATTATTTATGCGCAAACGATTCCTGCCAAGCCGCAGGTTATTGATCTCAGTCCTGTACGTCCTCTGCCGAAGGATTTCCCTGCACGGCACAGAATGCCGGTAAGACGTGAAATTGATGTTTCGATGGCGATTGGCTCGATGCCCTTCAAGCCATCGCATGATCTTGTGCGGGTTGATGATGATCGTGTCTGGTGGGAAAGCGATAATGATACGGGAGATACAGAAGATGATCATCTTATGCATGTGGCCATGGTGGTTCCGTTCCGTCGTGTGCTGGAAATGGTGTCTCAGCATGAAGGAGTCACACTGAAGGTTCAGGACAGCTATCGTGCACAGGGGATCCACGCATCAAAATCATTGCATAAAGAGGGGCGGGCCATTGATTTGACAGCCGATGGGATGAGCTTGTCTGACCTGGCCAAAATTTGCTGGGCCGCCGGGTTTGACTGGGTTTATTATGAAGCGCCTAAATCGGGCGGGGCGCATATTCATGCATCAGTAAAACCATTACTTGACCACGAGTGA